A genomic segment from Candidatus Krumholzibacteriota bacterium encodes:
- a CDS encoding response regulator, which translates to MKPRVLVVDDAIFMRKMITDILENNGLEVVGEADTGSGALESYKELKPDLVTMDIIMPEMNGIDAVREIMAVDSQARIVMCSALGQQALVQDALAAGAKDFLIKPFNPSRVIEVVSKILNQAPVV; encoded by the coding sequence GTGAAACCGAGAGTACTGGTTGTCGACGACGCGATTTTCATGCGGAAGATGATCACGGACATCCTCGAGAACAACGGCCTCGAGGTCGTCGGCGAGGCCGACACCGGTTCGGGCGCCCTCGAATCCTACAAGGAACTGAAGCCCGACCTCGTGACGATGGACATCATCATGCCCGAGATGAACGGGATAGATGCCGTCCGGGAGATCATGGCCGTCGATTCGCAGGCGCGGATCGTCATGTGCAGCGCCCTCGGACAGCAGGCGCTCGTGCAGGACGCCCTCGCGGCGGGGGCCAAGGATTTCCTGATCAAGCCCTTCAACCCGTCGAGGGTCATCGAGGTGGTATCCAAGATCCTGAACCAGGCACCCGTCGTCTAG